A DNA window from Vigna angularis cultivar LongXiaoDou No.4 chromosome 1, ASM1680809v1, whole genome shotgun sequence contains the following coding sequences:
- the LOC108340577 gene encoding mediator of RNA polymerase II transcription subunit 25-like: MNIGQPSIQGFQNVRRESASKLPLVAPQVTSEMHAPSTGCFVPMDSFAELMSLLSDDNNDYQQDQPRKKSKTSVPTSEEEDSLAYLFQLDQPVSLDEILGQGQSLFSKTQVGGESSQVLRDIVPQSVTRGSASTIQLTSNSSERMNISISPGIVACTSSGSSNGLAHELGGNMGVVNPMFSSELNCLNSSLSLPQNNPKFWPAGSNALFPPQTAASFGDSTFLNTIENSNIQFESSSFPMLQYGSASAESSSSDFGNSLTQFQYPNSSVNPYDCASVGPIGSSIVGDRAGGSTLDGNSFSQFQPPSFPVHRYGSLTAGVACASASTDAIVVTSASAANGSANLYGSRQQFTKRNQFEMRGIDPLGVPSAMVPNPSASPVPIMPQCNQTQLLPRQPFLPDFQDFMPAWEGYLVGSIHPYCAFFNQAKAWRKKTSPVTITYQWSTTLEIALYLPKKAVMHTMRTYGGILDDVLFEVTQFDNLDLYHHLTSNNLCAKIALPSHTLTLSTTENKHCYTGSIFPGDAVFVEPL; the protein is encoded by the exons CAAAATGTTAGACGT GAGTCTGCAAGCAAACTACCCCTGGTTGCACCACAGGTAACAAGTGAGATGCATGCTCCTTCCACTGGCTGTTTCGTGCCTATGGATTCCTTTGCAGAACTAATGTCACTACTAAGTGATGACAACAATGATTATCAACAAGACCAGCCAAGGAAAAAGTCCAAGACATCTGTACCAACTTCTGAAGAAGAGGACTCCTTGGCATACCTTTTTCAACTGGATCAGCCAGTTTCCTTAGATGAGATTCTTGGACAAGGGCAATCACTGTTTTCTAAGACACAAGTGGGAGGAGAATCATCACAGGTTCTGAGGGACATTGTACCACAAAGTGTAACAAGAGGCTCAGCCTCAACTATTCAACTGACCTCAAATTCATCTGAGAGAATGAACATTTCGATTTCACCAGGGATAGTTGCATGCACTTCCTCAGGGTCCTCAAATGGACTAGCTCATGAACTAGGAGGCAACATGGGCGTAGTAAACCCTATGTTCAGTTCAGAATTAAACTGTTTAAATTCTAGTTTGTCATTGCCTCAAAATAACCCAAAATTTTGGCCTGCGGGATCAAATGCACTGTTTCCTCCTCAAACTGCTGCTTCATTTGGTGATTCCACCTTTCTTAATACAATAGAGAACTCAAACATTCAGTTTGAATCATCAAGCTTCCCAATGCTTCAATATGGTTCTGCTAGCGCTGAAAGTTCCAGTTCTGATTTTGGAAATTCACTAACTCAATTTCAATATCCGAACAGCTCCGTAAATCCTTATGATTGTGCTAGTGTTGGTCCTATTGGGAGTTCAATTGTTGGTGATCGTGCTGGTGGCAGTACTCTTGATGGAAACTCGTTCTCTCAATTTCAACCACCAAGTTTCCCTGTGCATCGTTATGGTAGTCTTACTGCTGGTGTTGCTTGTGCCAGTGCAAGTACTGATGCTATTGTTGTTACTTCTGCTTCTGCTGCAAATGGTAGTGCTAATCTTTATGGTAGTCGTCAACAATTTACAAAACGCAATCAGTTCGAAATGAGAGGAATCGATCCACTAGGTGTACCTTCTGCAATGGTACCAAACCCTTCGGCTtctcctgtgccaatcatgccTCAGTGTAATCAGACACAGCTTTTGCCTCGCCAACCATTTCTACCCGATTTTCAAGACTTCATGCCAGCATGGGAG GGATATCTGGTTGGAAGTATTCACCCATATTGCGCATTCTTTAATCAAGCAAAG GCCTGGAGGAAGAAAACATCACCTGTCAC GATTACATATCAGTGGTCGACTACGCTGGAGATCGCCCTCTACTTACCCAAAAAGGCTGTCATGCATACAATGAG GACTTATGGTGGAATCCTTGATGATGTGTTATTTGAAGTAACTCAATTCGACAACCTTGATCTGTACCACCATCTCACAAGTAACAATTTG TGTGCAAAAATTGCTCTCCCTTCTCATACTTTAACATTGTCTACAACTGAAAACAAGCACTGCTACACGGGGTCGATTTTCCCAGGG GATGCAGTGTTTGTTGAACCACTCTGA